TTCAAGAAATCTAAGCACATGAAATGtcaaagataataaatgtattGCAATTGTTAATTATCAAGTTGAATAGCAGATCTATTATGTATGTAGtactgaaggccagctacacacatcTGTCTGCATTacatctacaaacaaacaacagtacctttgcCTCGAATGCCAATGCTGTAtgagagggaatgtttgacatggaaagggtgCTTTTGTTTCCATGTCAAACATACTACATTGGCATTCAaagcaaacatatttgtttggatgtggattctttacagcaatacactacCATTTTCACCTCAGTCTTCACCGGATGAATTACTCCACCAGTCTAGTTCCAAAGCAGATTTTCcctgccatcacatccaatcctagtACTGCTGATCCGTCAAGTTGGAGCACACCAATTCTCACTCAGTATTatactggtcttgaatgtattaatcagctacttcaacaaagcAATGACTTTCTGAACTCAAGCCCAGAAATTCGATCCATTCCGTCTGAGATTTTTTCCACCACACGTAGTATAGTTATCTGTCGCCCTCCCAATCTTCACAATGTCTgtatcagaccctatgctccttctgcacacaTGGCTCCTACCCATGCCACTGTCCCCAGTGCAAGACTTGCCTATGCACCATTCTACTACCACCTATACCACCCTTGTAGTTGGCAAAATGTATTCTATTAAAGGAAGAGGAGCCTGTGAAATGGCACGTGTCCTATACCATCTTTTATGTGAACACTGGTCTTTTACATCGACATGACTATCTCCATGCTCTACAATATGGCAGTTGTGACCTCGGTCTTGTTTCACCACAAGTGCCGTCTAGATTCCCCCCAGGCACCAGTTTTTCAGACCTCTGCAAGTGGGAACTAGCattacatgtccttggttcttaccacccacctggccttaatttcttctgtctcagcatttcttcacaactACTCCTTTCattactccattttagttttctacatctttcattttttgaCCTGTCTGTTTTTTGCCACCACTCTCCCACCTCCGTTGTATtgaatgcacttagcttttcactcttattaactcgtgcacaacGTTTTTGCattaatctctgtcttccactctcAAGCTATCACACTTCCAAATctcgtctggtgcagtccccaacaatcagtctttctttttcattccgtccgttaagtctcccctgacctgcagttctgtgtgatttttctgaaatctaccccttttcctgaaCTTCACCAGTCCTTTTCCCTTCACCCCTTGTGTCAGGAGGAGGAGCTACTGACTCCTaaagcttgcataagtataacCTTTTATGTGCGTGTTCTCCTGCTGCAGCTTGGcgagtagactttttatctatccaattacattataagtACATACAATCTAAGATTATATGCATTGTCAGGCACATTGAATAATGTCTGTAAGTGTCAAGCAAAACTTGTGCTGTTATATACAAGAAGTAGGCTGTAGACCTAACCAGTAGCTGACTACAGTTAGTGTCAAGGCACTGCTAAAGGTGCAATAACTAAGCTCATATTGATAGAGTGCAGCACTTCTGATGACATTTAAAATTAAAATGCTACTGTAAAATGAAAGCTCAGTCAGCACTAATGTGCAAGATCAGTTGTAAAACAAGTATAGCACAAGACATTAGACTTAAAATGTCAATAGAACCGGATTCGCTATGATTTGTTCGTAAGTCATATTGCAAATGTAAAGATGACTTGTAACAGTAAGTTTGTTTTGTGAAACCTGCACTCTTGCATTGTGTTTTACTGATGACTTTCGTACACAACtttgctggtaaaaacaaaatatttattttaattaactTGGTGTTGATATGAAATGCCTTCTACGGAAATTATCAACAAATCATACATACCGAATGTGATTCTAAGTGACATTGTTGTAAATGTAATGCCTTGTACTACCATTATAATGGTTGTACATTTGACATAGCATATTAGGGTTGAttgagctttttttattttatagtaaCATTTTGTTTTAAACATCAAAAGTGCTGCTCTCTAGTGATACGAGCTTACACTATGGCTCAATTAGTGGTGTCTTCACACTGTAACTGTAGTCAGCTATTGGTTAGGTTTACTTCTTGCATACTACAGCATATGCTCTGCTTGACATTTGTACGGATATTATTCAACATTGTTGTTGGTGCATATGATCTTAAATGGTATGTACTTACATTCTTCAAAATTGTGTACAATTAATTTCATTAGAGATTTATATAACCTCATTTCTTCGGTAAAGCTGTATTGTATAGCGCTATTTGCATTTCTCTTTATTGTTTGTTACCAGGTTATCCAATGATGGGCTATGCCTGAAATGCATTGTGAGTACCATAAAGGATTCAATATCATCTTAATGTGTATTACTTACACAACTTACTAGcatttttaaattcagtttcatAGTCACTATGACTGGCAGGAGTTGGGTCAAGACCAAGGGCAAAGGGAAGTGTTAATTTAGTGTataataaatcattttgcaaacttATTTGCAAATGATAGTTTTCAGTGTGGATAATAAATTTTGCTCACATATGTTGTCTGCTATTTGATAGCTTCAAAGCTTAAATTGCCCATACTTTTGAAATTATTCAAAATTTCATACTAATTTGTGTTTTGGCCAAACCAGTTACAATATGGTAGCAAATAGACATTCCTCCTctatgccaaaaattttaattgtgctctctttttttttttcagtactcaCTGCTACAGCAGCAACTAGTACACTTAGAAGACTGTAGATCTCCACAATGAAAGAAAGGATAACCTGATATTCATGCATTATAATTGCCATCTAAATAAGAATCGGGAAGTGGCTGAAGGCATATTTTGTATTTCTCAGTTGTGAATCAGTTATTTAATAGATGCTGCCAGCAAATTTGTCCAGAAAAGCGGTGCATATTGTTATCTTTCTCATTTTCTTGCTTTTTGTAAAGTTTTGTAtctgagaaaataaaaatattttgtcctATATAGTTGTTTGAAAGTTTCTTTAATAAGCAGTCTGCCTCACTTTCTAAAGTGACACGACACACATTGCAGTGGTGTTTCCTGCATGTTGTTTAGGATTGATTCAGTTAGCAGAATAGTTCCCTCATCATCCATTGCACAGTTTGACAATGAAATTTGTCACACAACAAAAATATGTGGTGATTACAGAGTTACGTTCCCTGATGACAATGGTGAAATCCATTATCCTCTAAACTTTCTTCTGGAAACGCAATTTTATCTGCATATCAgtgttctttattttgttgcagcaCTTATCACAGTTGTTATTTTAGGAATATTATTGCTTGGGGAGGGGGGTAAAGGAAAGATGCAGTTGTCAATCTACTATCTCACTGTGAGATCAAACAGTATCGATTCTTGATGTGTGTGCATCCACTGACATGAAGAATATTGTTTGTACATGATCACGTTACTTCCACTCAGCGATGGCTTGCAAGTGTGTTAATTCaccaaatatttgtgtgtgtgtgtgtgtgtgtgtgtgtgtgtgtgtggcaaggaTACTACTAAGTCTGACATCTGTCAAACTCTTGGGCAACACAGAAGAGTTGTTTCTCATAGCTTCCACTGCTTAAGAGACTGGTTGCGTGGAACCCATCCATCTATGCCATACCACAGTTGTGGAGGAAACAAACCACATTACAGATTGCTACTTTTGtttaacaaaagtaaaagaagtcTCAAGTAAATAGAAACACACAGTTTCTTATACAAATTTGCAATTTGCCGTTTCAAAATCACCAACAGACAATGTTAGTGATAGACCAATAGATCATGAAGATCCTGAGTACATGCCATCTGCAGCCACTGTTGCAGGCAGAATTGTACAACCGTGTAAGAGATCTAAATCTTTCAAAGAGGGAAGCACAGTTACTTGGGACTCATCTTCAAGAAAAGAACCTGTTACAACCAAACACTAGTATTTCATTCTGTACACGACAGCTTGGTCTATCCACTCTCTTTCTCAATGACAGAGGTCGCGGTATATTGTAATTTCAGAAATGGGCTGCTTACAAAATTTGGGATGATTCACAATCcagaagtagtaaaggaatttaaaGATTCCTCAAAGAGTAGTCTCAAAGCTGTTCTCTTATGTAATGGGAACAAGATACCTATGATACCAGTGGCCCATTCCCTTCAATTAAAGGATCAATGTTCGGGGACTACTACTGGGAATTCATACTGGTTACACAAAATTTTGCTGTTTCTTGTGTCACTGGCATACCCATGAACTCTTTGTGGGAGTGACGAACATGGTGAGCGATTTCCCCAAGATATTAATGCTAGACAAGAAGTTtcatcatccatccatccatccacccacccacccacagatGGAAAGCATCCAGGAACAGTTTCTAACCTGTAAGTATATTTGAAGCTTTATTCAGCTTTCTCATACTATTTTCATTTTGTAAAACAAACAATTACTTTTATTAGAAGATCTGAATATTAatcaactaccgtatttactcgaatctaagccgcacctgaaaaatgagactcgatataaaggaaaaaaaaaatttcccgaatctaagccgcacctgaaatttgagactcgaaattcaaggggggagaaaagttttaggccgcacctccaaatcgaaacaaagttggtccattgtaatatgagacacaatttaggtccaatgaatgatgatacagccaCAGTAGttcggttcgagtcgtaagcttagcagttaagctttaccaggtagccattgctatgcatcaggcgctccgtccgtatttatgcgcgtacccttcctttttcacatgcttcgtctggtttgaatcgattgcttattttactTTGATCTGATAAGTCCCGTTTTCTTTGTTAGAGGTGTTTACGTCACTAAGCTGGAAATGCATTACTgtattgtgtcatgcattgtttgtcgcattctgatagtgcgtgtttacggcctgtcgccgctcgcggcatggcttgcttttgtgcgcgctaccaccgcttaaaacagagagagagggaggggaatcgtctcattagcgaaacaatggcatgagactgctatttgttgttacttacacgacttctttctttgataatgatcaacaagaaccaaataatagactgcatatggtagaacatgttctgaacgagagttgggcgaaaatttttctccgtttaaaAATCGttgtggccgcttctttagtacatcaaattcagcacagaaattagtcatcttagatttaaaattctagtcagttgccgtgcttcatttctgactgtatcactattaggcataagaataatacgaatataaacatgacacgatacgtatattcttccgcgtttgctgttgtctcactctagtttcgtacttTATtatgcagacaggatttaaatgagacagcagcaaacacgaaagaatacattgcaaaatgtttatattcgaataattcttatggtgaagagaatactacatATGTTTCACATTTCATcgggttcctattagcaaccatctcttctcacatgtAGGAAaatattcagaacgtagagttggccatattgacaaacatcccaaacagtcttgccagtcggattttcgtagtacattgaaattctgctacattcgaagatgaacaaaacggaatttgtatttacttcattggctaatgtatgaaaatgcagttgtcgaaactcggggcggagaaaaagaGCTCgtctaccaccttttttttttttaatttatttactgacgcagaggttttggcgccagtattaatctttgtgcctacaaagcatccctgtgtagcgctacatatattcgatggcagaagttagttatggcagcacctatcaacatttctcaaaatttccgcttgctttgcactctattctaagccgcaggcggttttttggattacaaaaaccgtaaaaaagtgcggcttagattcgagtaaatacggtacatattCCTCCTGTACTATTAACGAGTCGTTTCAAAGTTTCTCGAAATAGACGTGTGCGGCGTATCTTCTCCAGAAAAATTGGTACATGGTGGAACATTTCTGATTAGATATTAGAAATTGTGATTTAGTACAGAGTACAGTGAGACACTAAGTTCAAATTTGTTGTCTTGTGTTATCTAATTAGCCTCCTTATTTTTAAGTGATAATTAGGGTGATCTACATTTGATCATTGTTTTAAGGGAAATTTATCTGCAGTATATTGCAATTGGACAACTACATCACCTTTCCTTGGAATGGGTGACAGTGGAGACACTTTGTTTTTCATTGCGAGAGCACATAATGAAAAAGATCCACTTTAGGAGCAAATGACGACACGTGTGAATACTGAACAGTACAGTTGGTATGACTGGAAAAGATTacacaaatctgaacatttttcCTTGACTACCTTCCGTTTTCGATTTCTGCCACCTGAAGTGACATATCAGTATTGGCTCATTCAAAGCAATATCAAATGTTGTAACAAGTGGGACTGAACATGAACATCTCTATAATCCATTTTGCAAGTCCTTGTTACTTCCATGTGTTATTTGTACCATTTTGCTTCCATGCGGATCAACCACACTTGATCTAAATAGGGCCAATCCATACCAACTggtccaagaaaaaaataattggttgctcGACCATCTCACAAAAAATTTATATTGGCTGGGTGTATTCTCCAAagtttagtagtcacaaaaatatttttttttcaaatttattctttTGAAATGGcagccatatttgttccaggccgcatgcaatttttttttgtatttgcatctacattttttacaattattcagtagttgATTGTCCTATGCCTTTCAGGtaaaatgcatttatttcaacatACTCTGcactacaaattaacatcattatgatgcactctttaatatatttttaatagttcaaggttatcagccacaaattaaaaaaacaacTCAATATTTGAATGGTAGTTTTCCAaataaagattaatttctcagctttaatatttttttctgctattAGACtatatagtatagttactttttatagagtatcaatggtgagcagctacacttaaaacgagtcaaaaatatgttttttaacatctgcgatatcaagacttatggaataaaatatatcagttacagtatataatttaatcatatctatgattacttactatttttattgaaaataagcctACTAATTAAGTTATATTGTTCTCCTGTTATTGGTTTTTAGTACGTTGCCCATTGAACATTTGAGGATTTTGTTCACTCACTTTGGGTGTTAGATTATAAGTTTGCCCAGTCACAGTTGGAAGCTATGGGAGACAGCTTCCTCCGTACACTTTTAAAGTGGCATCCAAACTTGATCCTTCTCAATTTTTTAAAAGATGTCCTTGGTCGTAGAGGGTGaataaaatacaatatgtacatctTGGTTCtgacagtcaatattatcaacttcgccaatccaccactgttcatcgtaagcacaagccactatgtctttattttgaagaACCAATTGTACAAGTTTTGCACACTGATGAAGTTCACTATCAGGTGAAGTTGATTTGATCTTACACTTCAGTAAGTTGTGTGAATggggtacaaaacaatgaaaagatcgagTGCCTTTAATATTCCGACAAGTGTTGTAcgtttccttcaagacactgtcatagacttcttgtatttcctcacattgtacaaaaacataggTAATCGCTTTGATACgttttttacagaattcaaacatttcttgaggtgttatGTTATGATTGTCATCGGTCTGCTGCAGACTTGCTTTTGTGGCAGCTCGCTTGAAGAAGGCACAATGAGCCGGAGCagtgtcatggtgtagcacccaactgcTGTCTTACcaaaatgcaggccttttcttctgcacctttaCGCACAAACTCTCAAGGacaggttaattgtctgtcctccaggggtaaattcatgatgcacagtaCCAGTAGaataaaaatcaccaacattgtcttcaccttcgacagaCTTTGCCGTGCTTATTTTGgtcatggtgaacctggagtcttccactgcgaagacagCACTTTGGGTTCAGGATCATGCCCATATACTCAttattcgtcacctgtaattaccctagcTGACAAGCCTGGGTCATTTTCAGtctgattaatcagttcttggcacacttcaagtcaagTGACACTTGACAAGACTTTGGAATGAATTCTGCGGACACTCaatgcatgttcagatcttcagttaaaattgactgtactgcatagaaacttaatttAAGTTCATCAGCAATGTCCCTAATTGCAAGTCTACGATCAGAGTGCACTAAGTCGTGAAtttccacaacattttcattcgttttttagGTGgaactgtggttcatcttcaaatgatttgtggccatttttaaatttgttgaacctgacaaaaacatttgactggttcATACAATTATcgccaaaagctgtttttaatagttcataaGTGTCCGAAGCTGATTTCcctattttaaaacaaaatttcacacaaactcattGCTCCATTTTGATGTCCGTTTTCatacagaatccggcaacaagccctaacagacccacactcaaccagctgccacaacaaactgaataaaggaaacagtttcctgtcagaggacgttcaaggacaaggcaatgactcattctccaccctccgtgtacctgcccaCCAAACCAATAAGTAGTAGCAGATCcaatcttaaaactttccaatcacacctcgttaGGGCATTTGATTATTTCAATGGTGTCATATTTTTCACTGTTGCATCCAAGGCTGCCGAGCAAGAACACAAGCTTCTCGAAAACTGATAGTACAGCCACATTCCTGGTGATGTTCAGCTATAGCTGACTTTGTGCTCTGTCCAGTTGTACGTAACATTCACGCTCCAATATGTGAACGCTAAGGGGGTCTCTTGGTTTCACCATCACTAACTATGCTGCATTCACACTGAAGTTTGTAGATGCCTGAAATGTGGAGGGCATACATGGGATCCTTAGTGGGCCAAAACAAATCTCAGATTTTGTGGCCACTCTGGAATATGGGTTTGATTCCTCCGTGACGCAGAACCTTGCCGACACCTCCCACAGCAAAGAGGCAAGCCCTACTCACGACTTCTAGAATAAATTTGTTCAGCTAAGAGTCTCATGTCGAAAATTCCAGTGCCACCAAAAATATTTTGAGTACTGACGGTTCACAAAGATCGCTGTTCTATGGGACCTGTTGTCAATGGGGTCAACTTGTCCACATATTACCTGGAAAAATGCCTGGCCCACAAATTACATAGCCTGGTTGGCCACACAAGGTATTTGCTAAGGATTCTATGCATTTCAACCAGTTCACAGCAAGTAATAGCTACGGATCTCACAGTTAGCTTTGATGTAAAATCATTGTTTACCAGCGTGCCTTTAGCTGAAACCATCAATATCCTACAAGAACAAATACTGCCAGACATCTGCGACCTGGTGTGGTTGTGCTCGTCTTCAACATATTTTAGTTGGCAGGGAAAATTTTATGAGCAGATAGATGGAATGGTAATGGCCTCCCCCCTTTCACATGTAGTGGCTGACATATTCCTGAGAGCTTTCAAACAGATCGTGCTAAATTCCATGCCACTGCACCCACactactggctgcagtacgaagACTCCACATTTGTCATATGGTCAACTGGAGAAATAGAACTACACAGGTTTTATGAGCAACTTAACATCTTACACAGAACATACAGTTCAAACAAGAAATGGAAAGCCATGAAGCTATTCCTTTTCTTGATGCAAAAGTATTTAGACATCAGATAACCGAAATAAACCAGTATATATGGGAAGACATTCAACAGCGCCCAACAGTTAACCACCCTGAAGAGGACTGCAGCAGGTCAGTCAAAATTTCGGCAATTGCTTTAGTATTTTATGACGATGCAGCccaatacacaaaattattttattcaaaatgacactGGTTGTGGAAGCCTACTTACGTTCACAACAATGAACAGTTCAATGCCCTTAACAGTCTTCCAGAATCATCCTAAATTTCTCTAACTTTTCCAGTGAACAAAATTTTACTGAGAATTCCAGCTCTGCTATCTTGATTTATCAAAGAAAAattattgctgcagttttcaatccTACTTCTAGTCTACATTAATTGCAGCTGTTGAGAAATCATTCCAAAATCAGATTAAGAAGTTGTCTGTAAATATGGAGTATTGAAGGGGCTCCTGGCTGGACACTATACCATAAATTGcttttgaacctttcagaaacCACACTGATGGTGATGGGACAACTTTATGGGTTCAAAGATCTACACCAAAAGCACTTTATCTGGCTTTCCCATTGTATTACAAATCATAGATGAAGCATGTTCTAACTCCCATATATTCAAGGGATGGCTGTACTCTTTAGTGTCATTGCAGCTAAATTCACTGTACTCTCTGTGGTAATCCGTAAAGCTTTATCTGTGCTATAGCTTCCAGTGCAGTAACCAGACCTCTGCTCAGATTTGGGCGCTGCACTGCAATGGTACAATTATAtcatacaaaaatataaataatttatttcaattctcagtataaaaattacaaaaagaaagaataaattaaGCAATGGAAAttccagataggaatatcaacaatgtaggaaaagacagactgccacctgccggagaggggggggggggattactaaAATTGGCTGTCTGGATTAAGGAGACCTAATAAACACGTCTCCAGGATGACAGACTAGCAACATTTGAAATCGAACCTCACAAAACTTGTTTGTAATGTGGGAAATACAAAATAATATGAGAAAACATAACATAGTATAACACAttatcgcgcacacacacacacacacacacacacacacacacacacacacacacacacgtctgcttgtgtctgttatgtgcagatggatatatgtgtgtgtatgtgtgtgtgtgtgtgtgtgtgtgtgtccctttttccccccaaggtaagtctttccgctcccaggatttgaatgactccttaccctctcccttaaaacccacatcctttcgtctttccctctccttccctctttcctaatgaagcaaccttgggttgcaaaagcttgaagtgtgtgtttgtgtttgttattgtttctatcaacgtaccaacgctttcgtttggtaagttacagaatctctctctctctctctctctctctctctctctagacacAAGTGTTATGGGCCACTGAAGAATGTTCATAAACAAACGAAGTGAAACacatctagcaaaaaaaaaaaaaaaaaaaaaaagtaaactgccTTTGATTTAGTTGGAACAATGGAAAACGGGGAGAAATGACTGTATGTTATTTGATGCAGACCACTGAATCAAGAATCAAGATACACATTGCTTTTAAGATGGAAATTCAAACCAACAGCTCCAGTTTGTTGCAAACCATGTGCAGAGATCGAATAACAGGGAATacataaaattgaagaaatttaagTTCTATTCCCTCatctagaaaaaatattttttttaagtaatttttttttttcatgtctacCTTGAATGTGATAAACTGTGGAGAGAGATGTTTCTTCAAAACACTTAGATTgtatttttgatcacatttcacacaTCACAAATTTTTAGTGAGTGGAGATGGAATCCAGC
The genomic region above belongs to Schistocerca serialis cubense isolate TAMUIC-IGC-003099 chromosome 6, iqSchSeri2.2, whole genome shotgun sequence and contains:
- the LOC126484658 gene encoding uncharacterized protein LOC126484658 is translated as MGPVVNGVNLSTYYLEKCLAHKLHSLVGHTRYLLRILCISTSSQQVIATDLTVSFDVKSLFTSVPLAETINILQEQILPDICDLVWLCSSSTYFSWQGKFYEQIDGMVMASPLSHVVADIFLRAFKQIVLNSMPLHPHYWLQYEDSTFVIWSTGEIELHRFYEQLNILHRTYSSNKKWKAMKLFLFLMQNEQNFTENSSSAILIYQRKIIAAVFNPTSSLH